A window of bacterium genomic DNA:
GATAATTGAAAACCAATGAGCCAGAGTTCATTCGACATAGTTTCCAAGATCGATCTTCAGGAAATGAAGAATGCGGTCCAGATGGCCCAGAAGGAGATCATCGGGCGCTTTGATTTCAAGGGCACCAACTGCCAGATAGAGATCATGGAAGACAAATTAGTGATCCTGGCCTCGGACGAGTTCAAACGCAAAAGCATGCTGGACATCATATTCAACAAGGTGGTCAAGCGCGGGATCTCCATCAAATCGCTGGAACAGAAGGAACCCCAGCCAGCCGCCAAGAACTACCTGCGCCAGGAACTGGTGTTCGTGCAGGGGATCCCCATGGACAAGGCCAAGGAGATGGTCAAACGCATCAAGGCCTCGGGGATCAAGGTCCAGGCCCAGATCCAGGACCTGCAGGTGCGGGTCACCGGCAAGGACAAGGATGACCTGCAGGAAGTGATCGCGTTGTTCCGGCAGGATGACCTGGGGCTGGCGCTGCAGTTCACGAATTACAGGTCCACGTGAGCTAAGCCGGTGGTTTCGATACACCCCTGCGGGGCACTCAACCACCGGCCATGTACCAAAGCCTCTCCTAATTAATTAGGAGAGGCTTTTTGTCTCCCCTAAAAAGGGGAGAACAAGAGGGGTGTCTTAAGCTGCCTTAGTTTTGACCGCCCCCTCATTCCCCCTCCTGGCAGGAGGGGGAGGCTGAATGCCCCTCCCCTACCAGGGGAGGGGTGGGGGAGAGGTCCCACCCTACGGGTATTTCTTTGCCCCCGCGCGTTTGGTCTTAAGATTTGCCAACTTTGTAATTGACTTTTACTGGTAGTTAGATGTATTATTTAGCAACAATATCGTAGCAAATAAAAACAAGGTTTAAGGTTTAACAATAGAAAGGGTTGAGAAATGAGACAATTGTTACATCCAGAATTTGAGAGTAATCTGAATCGTCTTGAATACATGCTATCCCAACCTGGGCGTAATAAATCAGCGGTCATAGGGGAATCTAATCATATGCTCAGGCGTCTTTTCAACGAGCTTATGCATAGCCGATATTCTACACGAGTTATGGGTCCCGAGATGAATGATAGTCTTCATTTGCTAAGACGGCGTATGGATAGGGCTCGAACGCCAGAAGAATTTCGTAATTTGGTGAGAGATTTTAGGCAATATTTATTTGCTGCTTCATCGTTTACGCAAGCACAGGAGATGGAGGAAAGGTTGCATGAGTTAGAAAGCCAAATGAAAACGGTTGCTGAAGGTGCCGCTTCAGATATACCTATGACAGGTGAAGATGTGATAACACTTGAAAGTTTGAAAAAAAAGAAGGTTCTTTTTACAGTAATGCCTTTTCACGAAGATTTTCAAG
This region includes:
- a CDS encoding YajQ family cyclic di-GMP-binding protein — translated: MSQSSFDIVSKIDLQEMKNAVQMAQKEIIGRFDFKGTNCQIEIMEDKLVILASDEFKRKSMLDIIFNKVVKRGISIKSLEQKEPQPAAKNYLRQELVFVQGIPMDKAKEMVKRIKASGIKVQAQIQDLQVRVTGKDKDDLQEVIALFRQDDLGLALQFTNYRST